The Ancylothrix sp. D3o genome segment CTAACCAATGTTTACGAATCTCTAGGAATTGAACGGCGATACATTTCACACAGATGGGCAATTGTATCAATCAAGGTTAACCGGTAATCGAGCAGAATTTCCTCACTGCGCCCTTCTAATTTTAGCTGTTTAGAGAACTCATCCATTAAATCCATGTGAATTTCAACAATATTGGTAACAGGGACATCGGCAAAAAAGACAATGTTTACAAAGTTATCAATTTTTTGGTTTAAGAATTGTTCATCCAGAAAATAATTCAAGACAATTTCCCGATACTCATCTTTAAGAATAGCTAGGAGTTGTTGTTTGTCAGCCGGAGCCAAATTGCGGATAAATCCCTGCGGGTTGCGTTTGTAATACACACCTAAGTATCCTAATCGTTCCCGTAACTTTTCTGAGAGCCGGTGCTGCTGCTGCATTAAATAATGCTGAGATGTCCGTTCGTTGTCGGGGGTATCTTTAGAGGGCGGTATTAAGTCCCCGTTAGGAGAAAGGTTAAGAAATTCAGTCAGTGCGTGGTGAAGAAAATCGGTAATTTCACCAAGTTTATCGCATCCAACCATCACCTCCGCACGGTGGTAAAAACAAGGAGGAATGTTATCAGCAACCGCTTGAGAAGAAGTAGGAGAAGAAAAAGAACCCTCCGGGGTATTAGCCTCCACCGGCCCCTTAATAATAACCGCCGGCAACAAAATATCTTGCTCACGCAACCTTGCGGCCAGCGATAACAAAGCGGGGTTCTGTTCTAAAATCAAGCAATCCAGTTGTTGTTTTTGACCCCCAGCAAAGAGCAAAAATTCAGCCTCAGAAGTAAAAAAACTGATCGCATAGCGTTCAGCAGGGAAATAGGGCACCAGCTTAGAAGCCAGCACATCGGTGTAAAGGAAAACACAAACAAAAAGTAGGGGTCGCAAAGCGGTAGACAATAAAAAAGGGTAAGTTACGGCTGTTGATCAAACATTCGTGATAATAGCAGGCTTTTCATGTAGGCGAAAAAAGCACTATCCCATTTTTAATTGTAACCAATTGTAAGGGCAACGCCTTAGAGTTCCATAGCTGTCGGTCATAATTGAGCTATCCCCCTTGACTGCGTATTGATAGCTGGCCTGTATTGGCAAACAGGGCAGCCGGTGTAAAACCCGTATTTTGATCGTTATAAATCCACCTGCTAAAAGCCGCAACCCAGCCGGGCCAAAATGAGCTTCATGTTAACTTCCACTCCAAACCTGCAAATTTTTATTGAACCGGCCCCCACTGTGGGCCACAACGCCGTCTTAGCAACTGTCCTGAAAGTCTTTTCCCCCACACAAGACCGCGTGGTAGTGCTAAACGCAGCTTCACAGCCGGTGGGGATAATTCACTTACGCAGCTTCACCCCTTACCTGATGGCTTCCCTGGCCACCCAAACCCACCAAGACTCGCCCGAAACCCAAACTCCAGCCCACACCGGCCTCGACTTACAACAACCACTTTATGCCAGCGTTGGCCTCCTTGAATCCTTGCCAAGTTTAAGGGCCGATCTGAGCTTAAGCCAATTGGGGCCACATTTTTTAGAACACAGCGATAGCGATAGCCAAAATTTTTCCATAGCGCCACCAGAACAGTCAAATTTTTTGGCAAACAATTCGGGGACAAGAAAGCAAGAGTGGGCCATTGTTTCAGCCACCGGCGAGTTTCTCGGACTGCTCGACCGCTACCGTTTATTAGAATTTTTAGCAAACCAATACCAAGTCAGCCAAAACAAACCGGCTGCAAACCCCTTGTGTGTGCCGTTTTTTGCTTCCCTCCAAAACCAGCCTCAACCAAACGAAGACACAGCGTGTCTGGAAACTCTGCACACCCTCATTGAAATTTTCGATTTGTTGCCGTTGCCTTTATGCTTAGAAACCTCAACAGGCAGTATCATAGCTTGCAATCAAGCCTATGCTCTACATTTTCAAGACTCCCAAGACCCCCATATTCAACGCAGTTTCAAAGCCCTAGAGACAGACAACTCAAACCATGACATAAAAACACACTCAGCCTCAGATTTTCCCCCGCTCACCAAACAGACAATCTCTAGCGCCAGCCGACAAACTGCGACAACCCGTAACAGCAATTTTTCTGAAACACCCAGCGGCGAATTTGCTTACTCTTGGGGGGTTTGCGTCATACCCGCCGAGTCGGAAAAAGTCTGGCAGTTTGTTAAAATGCCCCTCAATATTGCAATGCGGGTGCAAAACACCGGCAGTCTGGGTTCACAAACAACCACCAACTCTAAACAAACCACCCCAGAAACCCACTCTCATGCAGCCAAAGCCAACCAAAGAAAGGGCTTCGCCACACCGGCTTCTGATCACAGCCCAGAAAATGAGAAAGAGACCGTCTGTCTGGTGTTGGCGCAAGATGTCACAGAATACCAGCAAATTGCCAAAGAACTCGCCGCAAAAAATGCCGATTTAGTACAACTCAACCGCCTCAAAGATGATTTTCTTGCCTGCATCAGCCACGAACTCAAAACCCCCTTGACTGCTGTTTTAGGGCTTTCTAGCTTGCTAAAAGACCAAACCATCGGCCAACTCAATGAACGTCAAGCCCGCTATGCGCGTTTAATTTACCAAAGTGGCCGGCACTTGATGGTGGTGGTCAATGATATTTTAGATTTGACTCGCATGGAAAGCGGCCAGATGGAATTGCTGGTGGAGCCGGTTAATGTGTCCACCGTCTGCGAACGGGCTGTTCATAGCGCTTGGCATCTACAACCGACAGAAAGAGGCCGCAGCGAGGAGGAACTCGGCAGCGAGGCATACCAAAACAATTTTCCACCAGGCTTTACGCTGTCTATTGAACCAAACCTCGAAATAATGGTGGCCGACGAGTTGCGTTTGCGGCAAATGTTGGTCAATCTATTATCAAATGCCTTTAAATTCACTGAACCCAACGGCAAGGTAGGTCTAAAAGTCAGCCTTTGGGAAGGGTGGATTGCTTTTACAGTTTGGGACACCGGCATCGGCATCCCCGATGACAAACAACACCTGATTTTTCAAAAATTCCAACAATTAGAAAACCCTTTAACTCGCCGGTTTGAAGGTGTGGGGTTGGGGTTGGTGGTGGCGCGAGGTTTGGCTCGTTTGCACGGTGGCGATGTTACTTTTATTTCCTGTGAAGGCAAAGGTAGCGAATTTACTTTGCTACTACCGCCGCAACCGCCTGAACAAAATTCTACCCCTCGCACGTCT includes the following:
- a CDS encoding circadian clock protein KaiA translates to MSTALRPLLFVCVFLYTDVLASKLVPYFPAERYAISFFTSEAEFLLFAGGQKQQLDCLILEQNPALLSLAARLREQDILLPAVIIKGPVEANTPEGSFSSPTSSQAVADNIPPCFYHRAEVMVGCDKLGEITDFLHHALTEFLNLSPNGDLIPPSKDTPDNERTSQHYLMQQQHRLSEKLRERLGYLGVYYKRNPQGFIRNLAPADKQQLLAILKDEYREIVLNYFLDEQFLNQKIDNFVNIVFFADVPVTNIVEIHMDLMDEFSKQLKLEGRSEEILLDYRLTLIDTIAHLCEMYRRSIPRDS
- a CDS encoding ATP-binding protein; amino-acid sequence: MLTSTPNLQIFIEPAPTVGHNAVLATVLKVFSPTQDRVVVLNAASQPVGIIHLRSFTPYLMASLATQTHQDSPETQTPAHTGLDLQQPLYASVGLLESLPSLRADLSLSQLGPHFLEHSDSDSQNFSIAPPEQSNFLANNSGTRKQEWAIVSATGEFLGLLDRYRLLEFLANQYQVSQNKPAANPLCVPFFASLQNQPQPNEDTACLETLHTLIEIFDLLPLPLCLETSTGSIIACNQAYALHFQDSQDPHIQRSFKALETDNSNHDIKTHSASDFPPLTKQTISSASRQTATTRNSNFSETPSGEFAYSWGVCVIPAESEKVWQFVKMPLNIAMRVQNTGSLGSQTTTNSKQTTPETHSHAAKANQRKGFATPASDHSPENEKETVCLVLAQDVTEYQQIAKELAAKNADLVQLNRLKDDFLACISHELKTPLTAVLGLSSLLKDQTIGQLNERQARYARLIYQSGRHLMVVVNDILDLTRMESGQMELLVEPVNVSTVCERAVHSAWHLQPTERGRSEEELGSEAYQNNFPPGFTLSIEPNLEIMVADELRLRQMLVNLLSNAFKFTEPNGKVGLKVSLWEGWIAFTVWDTGIGIPDDKQHLIFQKFQQLENPLTRRFEGVGLGLVVARGLARLHGGDVTFISCEGKGSEFTLLLPPQPPEQNSTPRTSSSPRHRLVLIVEAVPRFIEQLSSQLTSLGYRVVIARTGTEALDKARRFSPEVIFLNPVLPMLSGWDVLTLLKSDAVTCNIPTVIAATQAEKEQAFQLRADGFLRLPVQLEALRGVLAKLGSQHQERTTRLTVLRLNIRSCNFKGADTPTTEEFPTVDRLNNLLHQYDYRVLEAEDLEGAEMLARVWQPDVVLLDSGESLSDADEFFKKYSQNCPRLACLPLVTLDRLTTEAASLVPGLAVFPCLSGLGASSLPANDIACRLPEVLLGVIEQAAGNNSLPVICVLDFSVLPDLAKNRLSSVDSRNDWCQALLQYLQTAGYRGLMGQSWTEVSRQLETKSIDLLLINFRNYPTDQSVMEALTALHNLPDKPPILVVFQPSSEAFFGKGIVDQGWRNIAIATAIKQQESVVTSSGLNHFIASETRPSEPLLEPLLNEMATKVCSASLSMAELLEEIHSILKAQ